A region of Struthio camelus isolate bStrCam1 chromosome 30, bStrCam1.hap1, whole genome shotgun sequence DNA encodes the following proteins:
- the MCL1 gene encoding induced myeloid leukemia cell differentiation protein Mcl-1, whose product MFAVKRNAVIGFNLYCGGGGGPGLAPASPAGSGPAPPPPPSSSSSPAAAEGGWAANGRAEVARALVSPAPRPALLWSPEQELDGCEPEAEWGGPAAAAGGSLPCTPPEAEQSPDELRQDSLALISRYLREAAGEAEPGAKKLFPGLLGGPGRPGGAGDGVMEKALETLRRVGSGVMQKHELAFQGMLRKLEIKKEEDLQSVCEVAAHVFSDGITNWGRVVTLISFGAFVAKHLKSINQEKCISSLAGIITDALVSSKREWLMSQGGWEGFVDFFRVEDLEGSIRNVLMAFAGVAGLGASLAYMIR is encoded by the exons ATGTTCGCCGTGAAGCGGAACGCCGTCATTGGCTTCAACCTCTactgcggcgggggcggggggccggggctggcgcccgCCTCGCCGGCGGGaagcggccccgcgccgccgccgccgccatcttcctcGTCGTCGCCCGCGGCCGCCGAGGGGGGCtgggccgccaacggccgcgctgAGGTAGCCCGCGCGCTGGtgagccccgcgccgcggccggccttGCTGTGGAGCCCGGAGCAGGAGCTGGACGGCTGCGAGCCCGAGGCCGAgtggggcggcccggcggcggcggcgggcggctcgctGCCCTGCACGCCGCCCGAGGCGGAGCAGAGCCCCGACGAGCTGCGGCAGGACTCGCTGGCGCTTATCAGCCGCTACctgcgggaggcggcgggcgaggcTGAGCCCGGCGCCAAGAAGCTCTTCCCGGGCCTGctgggcgggccgggccggcccggcggggcgggcgacggCGTCATGGAGAAGGCGCTGGAGACGCTGCGGCGGGTCGGCAGCGGCGTCATGCAGAAGCACGAGCTCGCCTTCCAAG GAATGCTGAGGAAGCTGGAAATCAAGAAAGAAGAAGACCTGCAGTCAGTGTGTGAGGTGGCAGCCCATGTTTTCAGTGATGGAATAACAAACTGGGGTAGAGTTGTAACACTCATCTCATTTGGTGCCTTTGTTGCAAAACATCTAAAAAGCATAAACCAGGAGAAGTGCATCAGTTCATTAGCTGGGATCATCACAGATGCTCTTGTCTCATCTAAACGAGAGTGGCTAATGAGCCAAGGAGGCTGG GAGGGCTTTGTTGACTTCTTTCGAGTAGAGGACCTAGAAGGAAGTATCAGAAATGTACTGATGGCTTTTGCAGGAGTTGCTGGACTGGGAGCAAGCTTGGCCTACATGATACGGTGA
- the ADAMTSL4 gene encoding ADAMTS-like protein 4 has translation MGAWHAGWLGRLCVAGVCAALLGTLLQLGPARGEVPRRRWRQVAEEPVGPGPPWGAWGPWGAWGPCSQPCGPGLQRRSRACLPPVLWGAPPPRPTHRGGPPHGAATLPLFRPGGPTAPPHSSRPHGARPPVRPGRYGYGKAPFALPLLTDEAPRRRRHPPHSTPHAAPEPGTHGTPRVGGETRRPRGTQGPTGEAWLPHGTQLPGGDPQRPHGHGSEPQQPHGALVPRGDPQRPHSTQVPSGDLQHLHGHGGDSQLPHSTQLPRGDLQHPHGHGGDLQRPHSTRVPRGDTKHPHGHGSKPRQPHGTQLPRVDSQRPHTTHTPRGDTQSPYGHGGEAQLPLGTQLPSGDTQHLHGHGGDSQLPHSTQLPRGDLQHPHGHGGDLQRPHSTRVPRGDTKHPHGHGSKPRQPHGTQLPRVDSQRPHTTHTPRGDTQSPYGHGGEAQLPLGTQLPSGDTQHLHGHEGEPRQLHGIQVPRGDSQHPRITHVPRGDPLPPQATKVPRVEAQQPHGTHLPKGDPQHAHSTHVPKGDPQHPDSSPLPGGDPQHPHSTHPPRSHPHGTHIPGAAARLPPSRQPPSASRGRPRAPRQHQPQGAGAEPHWVGAPQAGGPQLGPGGWSLPAVGPGPSACTGESQQLRACHLQACPPGQPAPPALQCAALDQREFLGRRYHWEPFPEAWGSQGCELNCRPVGYRFYVRHAEAAQDGTPCEAGTPGVCVGGRCLILEIPAGATGILVAESAPSPNYLALRSRAGKPLLNGNWAVEPPGRYEAAGTVFEYRRPGPAAGPGATEALSAPGPTTEPLDVYMIFQQDNPGITWQFFLAGAPPDASPAPPQHLGALTVVAPDVGAEVPASPAAAPLPITGASGLGGWGPPQRHARGPDRGHRHHRDHDGDRDHDGDRGHRHGPGDDSGAYWKRAGTTHCSATCGKGSWQPVFRCTSRRSHEEVAEEHCAGVARPPASPEPCNTQPCPAYWDAGEWSPCSRSCGAGVQHRPVLCRQAFANRSTLVHPQRCAPLPRPNATQPCQLRACSHWEVHSNWSACSVLCGQGQRTRHVRCVSNQGALLSDTECHSAQRPSTREACDMGPCARSWFHSDWSDTCSAECGPGIQRRAVVCLASGAEGLPEESCAGTKPPDMRACNSGPCRRTPSWYTGPWSPCSAECGPGTRRRDVICVSKLGAEAAVAEAGECAGLARPPALQPCAGTACRPRWFTTAWSACSRSCLGGVQAREVQCLTPNKTLSTLCPPHLRPAKERPCNTQSCAPELDESCRDKYPSCAMVVQARLCVYPYYESVCCAACARALERTTSPPGR, from the exons GtgccgcggcggcggtggcggcaggtGGCCGAAGAGCCGGTGGGGCCGGGCCCGCCGTGGGGCGCCTGGGGCCCGTGGGGTGCCTgggggccctgctcacagccctgcgggccagggctgcagcggcGCTCCCGGGCCTGCCTGCCCCCTGTGCTGTGGGGCGCCCCACCACCCCGCCCCACCCACCGCGGGGGGCCACCCCACGGCGCTGCCACCCTGCCCCTCTtccggcccggcggccccacggcgccgccccacAG ctcccggccccacggcgcccggCCCCCCGTCCGGCCGGGCCGCTACGGCTACGGGAAGGCGCCCTTCGCCCTGCCGCTGCTCACCGATGaagccccacggcgccgccggcacccaccccacagcaccccccatGCTGCCCCAGAGCCAGGGACCCATGGCACCCCGCGAGTTGGGGGAGAGACCCGGCGACCCCGCGGCACCCAGGGCCCCACAGGGGAAGCGtggctgccccatggcacccagCTCCCTGGGGGTGACCCCCAACGTCCCCATGGCCATGGGAGTGAACCCCAGCAGCCCCACGGTGCCCTGGTCCCCAGAGGTGACCCCCAACGTCCCCACAGCACCCAGGTCCCCAGTGGTGACCTCCAACATCTCCATGGCCACGGGGGTGATTCtcagctgccccacagcactcaGCTTCCCAGAGGTGACCTCCAACATCCCCATGGCCATGGGGGTGACCTGCAACGTCCCCACAGCACCCGTGTGCCTAGGGGTGACACCAAACACCCCCATGGCCATGGGAGTAAACCCCGGCAACCCCATGGCACCCAGCTCCCCAGAGTTGACTCCCAACGTCCCCATACCACCCACACCCCCAGAGGTGACACCCAAAGTCCCTATGGCCATGGGGGTGAAGCCCAGCTGCCCCTCGGCACCCAGCTCCCCAGTGGTGACACCCAACATCTCCATGGCCACGGGGGTGATTCtcagctgccccacagcactcaGCTTCCCAGAGGTGACCTCCAACATCCCCATGGCCATGGGGGTGACCTGCAACGTCCCCACAGCACCCGTGTGCCTAGGGGTGACACCAAACACCCCCATGGCCATGGGAGTAAACCCCGGCAACCCCATGGCACCCAGCTCCCCAGAGTTGACTCCCAACGTCCCCATACCACCCACACCCCCAGAGGTGACACCCAAAGTCCCTATGGCCATGGGGGTGAAGCCCAGCTGCCCCTCGGCACCCAGCTCCCCAGTGGTGACACCCAACATCTCCATGGCCATGAGGGTGAACCCCGGCAGCTCCACGGTATCCAGGTCCCCAGAGGTGACTCCCAGCATCCCCGTATCACCCATGTCCCTAGGGGTGACCCCCTACCGCCTCAGGCCACCAAAGTCCCCAGGGTTGAGGCCCAGCAGCCCCATGGCACTCATCTCCCCAAAGGTGACCCTCAACATGCCCACAGCACCCACGTCCCCAAGGGTGACCCCCAGCATCCTGATAGCTCCCCTCTCCCTGGCGgtgacccccaacacccccacagcacccaccctcccAGGAGCCACCCCCACGGCACCCACATCCctggggctgccgcccggctgccccccagccGTCAGCCCCCCAGCGCaagccggggccgcccgcgggccccgcgccagcaccagccccagggtGCCGGGGCTGAGCCCCACTGGGTGGGTGCCCCCCAGGCCGGGGggccgcagctggggccggggggctggagcctccccgccgtggggccggggcccTCCGCCTGCACCGGCGAGAGCCAGCAGCTCCGCGCCTGCCACCTGCAG GCCTGCCCCCCGGGGcagccggcccccccggcgctgcAGTGCGCCGCCCTGGACCAGCGGGAGTTCCTGGGGCGCCGCTACCACTGGGAGCCCTTCCCCGAGG cCTGGGGCTCGCAGGGCTGCGAGCTGAACTGCCGGCCGGTGGGCTACCGCTTCTACGTGCGGCACGCCGAGGCGGCGCAGGACGGGACCCCCTGCGAGGCCGGCACGCCCGGCGTCTGCGTCGGCGGCCGCTGCCTG ATCCTGGAGATCCCGGCCGGCGCCACCGGCATCCTCGTGGCCGAGAGCGCCCCCAGCCCCAACTACCTGG CGCTGCGGAGCCGCGCCGGGAAGCCGCTGCTCAACGGGAACTGGGCCGTGGAGCCGCCGGGCCGCTACGAGGCCGCCGGCACCGTCTTCGAGTaccggcgcccggggccggccgcgggaCCGGGGGCCACCGAGGCGCTCAGCGCCCCCGGCCCCACCACCGAGCCCCTCGACGTCTAT atgATCTTCCAGCAAGACAACCCCGGCATCACCTGGCAGTTCTTCCTGGCCGGCGCCCCCCCGGACGCGTCCCCCGCGCCCCCGCAGCACCTCG GCGCCCTGACCGTGGTGGCCCCGGATGTGGGGGCCGAGGTGCCGGCGTCCCctgcggccgccccgctgcccatCACCGGGgcctcggggctggggggctggggccCGCCGCAGCGCCACGCTCGCGGCCCCGACcgcggccaccgccaccaccgcgaCCACGACGGTGACCGCGACCACGACGGTGACCGCGGCCACCGCCACGGCCCCGGCGACGACTCCGGCGCCTACTGGAAACGCGCCGGCACCACCCACTGCTCGGCCACCTGCGGCAAAG GCTCCTGGCAGCCCGTGTTTCGGTGCACGTCGCGGCGCTCGCACGAGGAAGTGGCTGAGGAGCACTGCGCcggggtggcccggccacccgcgtCCCCTGAGCCCTGCAACACCCAGCCTTGCCCGGCCTA CTGGGACGCGGGCGAGTGGTCGCCCTGCAGCCGCTCGTGCGGGGCGGGCGTGCAGCACCGGCCCGTGCTGTGCCGCCAGGCCTTCGCCAACCGCAGCACCCTGGTGCACCCGCAGCGctgcgccccgctgccccggcccaaCGCCACCCAGCCCTGCCAGCTCCGCGCCTGCAGCCACTGGGAGGTGCACAGCAACTGGAGCGCG TGCTCGGTGCTGTGCGGGCAGGGCCAGCGCACCCGGCACGTGCGCTGCGTCAGCAACCAGGGCGCCCTGCTCAGCGACACCGAGTGCCACAGCGCCCAGCGGCCCAGCACCCGCGAGGCCTGCGACATGGGGCCCTGCGCCCGCTCCTGGTTCCACAGCGACTGGAGCGACACG TGCTCGGCTGAGTGCGGGCCGGGGATCCAGCGGCGCGCCGTGGTGTGCCTGGCGAGCGGCGCCGAGGGGCTGCCGGAGGAGAGCTGCGCGGGCACCAAGCCCCCCGACATGCGGGCCTGCAACAGCGGGCCCTGCCGCCGCACACCCAGCTGGTACACGGGGCCCTGGAGCCcg TGCTCGGCCGAGTGCGGGCCGGGCACGCGGCGCCGCGACGTGATCTGCGTGAGCAAGCTGGGCGCCGAGGCCGCTGTGGCCGAGGCGGGCGAGTGCGCGGGGCTCGCGCGCCCGCCGGCCCTGCAGCCCTGCGCCGGCACCGCCTGCCGGCCCCGCTGGTTCACCACCGCCTGGAGCGCC tgctCCCGCTCGTGCCTGGGGGGGGTGCAGGCGCGCGAGGTGCAGTGCCTGACCCCCAACAAGACCCTCAGCACCCTCTGCCCGCCCCACCTGCGCCCCGCCAAGGAGCGGCCCTGCAACACCCAGTCCTGCGCCCCGGAACTTG ACGAGAGCTGCAGGGACAAGTACCCCAGCTGCGCCATGGTGGTGCAAGCCCGCCTCTGCGTCTACCCCTACTACGAGAGCGTGTGCTGCGCCGCCTGCGCCCGGGCGCTCGAGCGGACCACCAGCCCACCCGGCCGGTAG